The Paenibacillus sp. FSL W8-0426 region GTATGAGTCCGTTCGATTAAGTTCCGACAAGATTACATTCTGGAGATAACGGGCTATTCTAAATCTATTCACTACTTTTTCTTCAAAACAACTCTTCTAAACAGGCTAATGGTGCCCAATCATTTCTCTGAATCTCACATACATTGGAGCATCATATAAGAGGGGTTGATATTGTGGTACGTATCCTTGATAAAGCGGCAGTTCAGCCGCTTAGTCGCTTTAACCCGGCCAAATCGTTTACGATTCGACGTTCCCCGCAAAAATCCGGCATAGCAACGATCCCAATACGGATTCCGGCGAATTCCCAGCCGAACCGGGTAGATTTGGTAGCCTCCATTGGGGTGAGAGGTGTCAAAGGCATTGCTCAAGTTCGCTTTAGAGTCTTCCGCGGCAACAAAGAAATTTTCAACACACAGCAAGGGATCGAATCTACGGGTTCAGAGCAAAATTATATCGTTACTTTCCAGGCTGAGGATCGAAATGTCCCAGCAGGTACGCATGCGTACACAGTCACAGCCGAAAACCGTACTCCAAATACAAGAGTAGATGTCGTAGGACCCATATCATTTAGCGGGTTAGCGGTTAAAACCAGAAACTAACACCGCCTCTGATCCCCGACCTAGCTCTCAATATCTTTCTGCTGCTTAAGATGGTTCGAGCAGGAAAAGCAAAAACAGTGCGCCTCGATAGAAGGTGCACTGTTTTTGCTTTTCCTGCTCATTGGGGTATGGTTCAGCTTAGTCCAATTACCTCATCACTAAACTCTTTGGGAGAGTTCAAGCTCCACTGAATGCTGGCTCCGATAATCGAATAACAGCCGCTGCATCTTTTCAACGGTGCCGTCTCGATGGGGAACATGAATGGAAACAGTCAAATTGGAATCGTTTAAATACTGAAACGAAACCATGTCAAAATTCAATGTCCCGAGATTCGGACATTGGAGTGCCTTTGGGGCATCGATGGCATCCAGAACCTCATAGGATTCCCAGAATTCCCGAAACTCGCTGCTGGCTTCGCACAGCGCCTCGAACTGCTCTGACCACCAAGGGTCATCTACGTGCCTGGCGTACCCGGCATGGAACTTGGCGGCGATCCTCCGGGCATGCAGCTCCCATTGGTCCCCCTTGATGTAGCGAAAACGGGGAGAAGTAAACGTCATCCAGACAAAATTCCGTTCCCGTTCAGACATCGCCGCAAGGTTCCCGTTCAGCGCGCAATAGGCTTCATTCCATGCAATAATGTTCATGCGCTCATCCATGACATTCGCCGGAGATACGTTTTGGCTATCCAAAAAACGTTGAAGTTCCGGTGTTGCCTTAGAGGTTTTCCATGTTTCGTTCAAAGGCAGCTGCTTGCGGGCAAGGTAAAACAGATGCCTGCGTTCCGATTCATTCAACCGCAGCACTTCGGCTATTCGATCAAGAACCTCAGCCGACACATTGATATGACGCCCTTGTTCCAAATAGGTATACCAATCCAAGCCCACATCTGCCAACATCGCCACTTCGCTGCGGCGAAGTCCGGGTGTCCGTCTGCGTCTGGTCTCCGGTAATCCAATCTGCTCCGGAGTAATCCGTTCCCGGCGCATGCGTAAAAAGTGAGACAACTCCTCATAACGGTCCAAGCTGTACGTCATGATCCCTCTCCCCTCCTTCGAATTCATGAACGTAGGATTCCCCATCCTACGATAACCAGATCTCTTCCTAGCCTCTTCAGGTCCATTTATACTCAGTTTATGTCTTCCTTCGGGAGAATAGCAAGAATGGAAAAGACATCGTACATCGGCTATCTAGGCGAAAACTGCAAAGTCAAATATAACCAGAATTTGAGGAGGGAAAAGGATGTTTGAGCATATCGTGCTTTTGAAATTTAAGCCCCATGTCTCCAACAGCGAGAAAGAAGAAGCGGTAAACCGCGCTCACGACTTCAAAGGAAGCATTCCGGGGATCATCGATCTTAGCGCGGGGATTAATGTTACGGAGGAAACAGAGCACGTTCAGGGCTATACGCTGGGAATCAGAGTTACCTTTGAGAATCAGCAGGCTTGCCGGGATTATATTCAGCACCCCCTGCATCAACGTTTATTGCAATCCATCGGACCGCTAGTTGAGGGCATCGTCGTTATGGATTATCCGGTTGCTTAGACCGAAGAAATGGAAAACAAGCGGCGGTCGCCTCCGGCAGGTGACCGCTTCAATTTTGATGGCTGTTGAAACATTTCTCTATCTCGCCCTCTTTGATAAGGTTCAACTGTTCTTTGTGATAAAGCATTGGGACAATTCTTAATTACAAAATTACTGATTTAGTTCTACCCTCTAGGTAAATTCGTTATAATAAACATAATTCAGGTCGTAATCATTTTGTAGAGGTGTTAGGATGAATAGTTTTGTAAAGTTCTTATTCATTGTTATTGCTCCAACTCTTGCGTTAGCTGCAACATCCCATGGTACACTAATACTGGATAAACCTTTTAAAATCGAAAATGAATTTATTAAATTAGATACTACTTGGGCAACAGTTATTTTAATACTTTATGTTGCTATTTCATCTGCATTCTTTATATATTCACGTGTAATGGAGATTCTGAATGAAAAGAAAGAACAAATTAATTCTTTAATTTTAGAAAATACTGAGCATAAAAGAAATCTCCAAGACAATGCAAGCGGACTTTGGAGAGAACTTAAATACTTAAATAAGTACAAACAAAACGAAATATTAGCAAATATAATGGAAATATTCACAAAGAACAACACACCAGTGGTTTCCGTTCAAATGTATGAATACTTTATTAATAAAAGTAACCTTCTCGGAGTAACTGAAGTTAAAATTAATCATACTGTTGGAGTTGCTAAAGAAGGGCAAAATCAAAATGCAATTTTGCAATCGTATTATTCCATCCCGACCTATATTCTTAATGCTTTTTATAAGGCAAGAGCTACTGCTGAACTGGGTTATCGAAACTTAGCTAGAGCTCTACATCGCTTTGCTGTAAGGTATACAAGACAATTAAACTCACGAACAAGAAGTGCTTTGAAAAAACAAGATGTCTTTTTACTGGCATTACTAATTCTTGCTCTAGAGAAATTAGACCTCTATGACGACCTGAGGATTACTGAGCACGATGATACCCTCCACAAACTTCAAAAAAATGGAATACTAAGGGGTATCATTGATAATGGAGAATATTACACGTTTACATATAAATCATCTGAAAATATGAATAATGAAAAAGTTACACGGACATATTTAACTAAGAAAATAACCATAAACGGATTACAATGCATATTTGTAATCACAGCGGACATTCAGGACCAACAAATTAATTTACATCAATTAGGCAATCAGTTTACTGAGCTTTTGGTTGCCAGTGACCTAAAAGTTGAATATACTTAAATTAAGGTGAAACAGGAGGTGGCATTGATGAGTTTAAAATTAACGGATCAACAAAAAGCACTTATAAAAAAAGATCTCATTAACGCTGGTGCAATTCAAAGGGAAAAGCCTCTGACTCCCCGTGATTCTTATTATTCAAAAAGTATAGGTAAAACAAATACTACCCCAGCAAAGGTTAGAATATAGGTGTTTTAATAGCCAGAGACGGCACTTACGTGCTGTCTCTTCTTTATTTTAGTCAGAAATTCTCCACATAGATCTCTCTCCCTCCGCCTTACCTGTACTTGTCATACAGCTCTCCGTAACGGGTCAATCAGCAAATGGCTAAAAGGAACTGCCGTAGTCAGCTCCTTGTTTTAATTCGGTTTGGTGTGCCTATTGTCATTTTCTGACCTGTTTTCCTACTGGAATACTCTGAGCAAAACGAAACACATTATGAGGTTCGTACTTTCGCTTCACCTGCTTCAATCTCCCAAAGTTCACACCATAATACGTGGACCAGTTCTTAATCTGCAGATCAGGAAAATTCACATAGTCTCCTTTAACAAAGGGACACAACGCTCTACGGAATCTTTTCACCCACTGAATATTCCGCTTTTGCTCCCTATCGTTTCTCTAACGGGCTGACAGTTCGTAGATTGTCTCCGCCTTCCGATGAGGATAAGCCGTTGAAGTAGGCGATACCCGACTTACCGCGCTTCCTGCACCACCTAGGCTCTGACTCCACACGCTAGAATGTTTGTTGGGCGCTTTGGCTAAAAAGTCACGTATAATTCGTACTCCTTCCAGCGGCAAAGGTCGGAACCCATAGGCTCCGGTTATTTTAAACTTTGGTTCCAAATTCAGGTCCGATTCGGCAAAGAATTTGGTTGCTTCAATAAAAGGAACTGTCTTCACCATCACCATCACCTTCACCGGAGTGCCTGCTCGTAAGAGCGGTCTAATCCATCGCCGCAGCTCCCCTGCACCGCCAAGCAATTCCCGGTAGATACAATGGTTCCTACCTGCTTGGCCGCCACCTCAATGGTTGAGGTTAAGCGGTTCGTGACCGATGGGGCCCAGCGTTGCCAAGCCGGCAACACCTTCTCAAGATCACTCCATTTCCACGTAATGCTATATATAGAAACCGATGAAATCGGTCTAACCCGAAATGTATATTCTGTAGTAACCCCAAAGTTCCCTCCCCCTCCGCCTCGTGATGCCCACAACAGATCGGAATGTTTCTTTCGGTTTGCCACAATCGTCTTTGCCCCATACCGCCCCGAAACTACGACCATCTTTACTTGTTTCAAGTTATCGCACGTAAGCCCATATTTGCGGGAAAGCAGTCCAATGCCACCTCCCAGAGTAAGCCCAGCTACCCCTACGTCGGGCGCGGTCCCCGCCGGAATTGTCACACGCTTATTCCACAGCTTTTTGTACACCCGGGCAAGTGGATTTCCCGTTTGCACAATGGCCACTCTATTTTTTCGATCAACCTTAACTTTATTCATCTCGCTCACATCGATAATAATACCGCCATTTACAGCTGAAAAGCCTTCATAGCTATGGCGTCCGCTGCGCACTCGCAGCCGTATGCCCCGCTCACGAGCCCATTTGACAGCGTTGATCACACCTGGGTTCGCTGGCAAAAAACAATGACTCTTGGAAATTTGGAGAAGCGCCTATTGTACTCCATTCTGGCCGTATTGTATGACGGATTGCCCGGAATTACGATCCTACCGGTTAATCGTGTACTTTTCTTTTTCAACTTTCGTGCCATCTACTTTACACCATCCCTGCTCATGACATAAGCCTTCCTCATCAGCTTATTCCTATGTTAGTGACACCCGTCCTAGTAACGGCAAACGCCCAGTTCCTTCCAGACATGATTGGAGACTCTCCATGTCCCCTGCTCAGGTAAATGCTTAAAAATTTCGCGGTTACTTGTGATACGGTTCAGCTTAACTTCTGCAAGGCGGAATGTACAACAAAGAAGCACACCGAAATTGGTATGCTTCTTGTTATTTATTTTATAAATTCATGAGACATTTGAATAAGTTTTCCAATTTCTTCAAACCCATTAACTACAATTCGACTTTTCGAATCAGCGTTTTTTTTAATCCATTGTTCAAATTGAGGATTGTTAAAAAGAACACTCCTGTAATTTGTACCATATACATTAAACTCAAAAGATACAATTAGCTTCGTGTAATAAGCAATCCTAAACAAAAACTTATCTGATGCAGCTTTTTCTTCATCCTTATAATAAAATTGAATATTTGATGTGTAGGTAAAACTATGGTTACTAGAATCATAAATATCCTGTATCCATTTTTGGACAAATTCTTTAGCAGGTCTGTCGTCTTCATTTATTTTTGTATAAAACTTCTGTAATGAAACTCGTTGATATCGTGTTAAGGAACCGATAAGAGATATATCAAACTCATTCTCAACTGGCCCTCTTGTATATTGGGAAATATTCTGGTTCTTCTTTTCCAAATTTTCAATTACCAAAGAATATAATGATCTTATATCATTGGGACTCTTAAATATATTAACAGGTGACTTTTCTAGTTCAGATGCAATTGGTATAATCTCTTCAACTATATCTAATATATTTGCCTTCAAAGATTCAATATTCTGTATGTTCTCTATACCAATTTCATATTTACTGATGTTATTGGAACCTATCAGATCAAATACTACCTTACTAATTAATTCCTTACCATGAACTAATATCGCTTTCTTCTCATCAGTAACCTCATTTATGAGAACTCTTATTCCATCATCTACCATCCTTTGGAAAAACACACAATTCCACACGTAGTACCCTGTAACACTAGGATTATAAAGCTTTTTATACCGTGCGTGGTTAAGGTCAGAATATATTAGCCCAATTTCTCGACTAACTAATATTGTAGCCTCAATATCCTTTGCAAATGATAGAGCCCTCGTTGCTTCTCTAAGAGAAAAGCTATCTCTAGAGATTACTTCATCCTCTTCACCACGCATTAAATGATACGTTATCCCTTCGAATTGAAGAGTTCTCTCAATCTTTTTCTGTACCTCATCAAGAACTACAAAATCTCTATTTTCGATCCTATTTTGTCTATTATTTTTACTAGTAACCTCTGCAGCAAATTTATCATCTAAGTATTGTTCGCCTTCTTCGTCCGATCTTTGCATTGATATAATCCTAAAGGGAAGGTAGACTTGACCAAGCTTTTCTTTACTCTCGAGCGATGACTGACCAAATTTACCAATAACCCCCACTGTTTGAGCTCCATTAACTATACTGATACCTTTACATTCAAATACTCCCATGTCTCTCGAATTACCAAAAACTCTCTTCTTGTCGACTTCCTCGCATACTAAAGTAATGCCATTATTGTAGTACCAAAACAACTCTGGCTCTGTTTCTAGAGTGTCATTCATCTCATTATTTATGTCAGTATTCCCCAACAGTCTTCGAAGGTTATACTCATAGAGGGAATTCCCATAATTTTCCCACCATTCGCAAAGTTGGTCTGCTGAAATTTGTCCATAAAAAGCTTCCATCTCGCCTTCATAGCGTCCCCATTGTTTCAATTGAACTTCAACGTCAATATTCCGTGAGGTATTCGAACTACCTATAGCACTATAAACACGTTTTTGATTAAGAATTTCTAGATCAGCAACTGCTCTAAAATCATTAAGCTCCGCAAGCAGATCGTCAAACTCACGTCTTGAGTGCTGAGACAAATTAATTGCAGTATATACTAGAACGATTTTAAATTTAACTTTACTTTTATTTAAGGCTTCAGTTATCTCGTCTTTAAGAGCATTTACCTTAGCATTAAATTTGAAATATTTTAAGGCTATCAAATCCTTAATACCGACTATAAACTTTGTAATTTCGCCTAAATCAGGCTCAGAGTCCCCATTTCCATTAAATTTAGACTGCACAAAACATAATTCGTTGGTATCCCTATTATAGTAAATCAAGTCAATTCCATTATCATCTGGACCATCAACTAAATATTTCACCACTTCATTCTTATCTGCTTGAGGATAGAGAATGTTTATACTATATGCAGCTAAAGCCTTTGAAAGAAAATTTTTCTCAATTTCCTCTTCTCTAGTAGAGGGAATACTACCCATATTTATGATTCCATCGTAGTGTTCATGTAACTTCCGCTTAATTTGGTTAACTTCGAGAATACCCAATGTTTTCATCCCCCTTGGAAATTGGAAATATTATTTCTTACATTTTGAATGTTCTGCGAAGTATACCTTATGGTATACAGTTCCCAGTTTATAAAACTGGTCCGTTTCGAACTCCCTGCTAAACGTGAGTAGAGCCACTGGTAGATTGCACCAAGGAAATAAAGGATCTCCCCTCTTCTACGTCCTTCTGTAATCTGCCTGATGGCCAGGCTTGGTCCGGTTCTCTTTGGTCTCCTGGGCAATCTTAGCAATTCATTACCCGATGAGTCAATGGACGTTTAAAGCTGATGAATCTCCACTTGTGCAGGTTAAAAGATTACCCCAGCTGCCACGATAGTTATTTCTATAATTTATATTTATTTTTTTCCCAATCAAGTATATTTTTTACTAATGTTAAGACCATAGCGTGATCCTCTTTAGGCCGAGAGTAAAGTATTTCAACCAGTTGTCTTATTTCATCCGGCTGATGAATTGGGTCTATACAATAAAACAGTTCTTCAAAAGAAACATTAAGACCAGTAGCAATTTTATTGAGACTTTCAATTGTTATATTTTTCTCCCCACGTTCTACTTGACCAATATAATTGTTATGTAGACCAGATCGTTCTGCCAAAATATCTTGGCTTATATTCTGTTGTTTACGTAACTGTCTGATTCTTACACCTATTCGAAAAATTAAATCGTTCATAGTTCACCTCAATTAGAACATATATAAATATTTCAATCAAATAAACAATCTATAAATGTTTATTGACATAAAATAAACATTTATAGATAATAATATTATTAGATAAAGTACTCCTTGACTTTTTTTTGCTTTTTTAACCTTTTGCAACTACAATTGCTTATTCATATAGTTTGGATTAGTGTTAATGTACTGGAGGAGTAAAATGAAAGAGCAACTTTTTTCTATACTAAGCTTGAATAATCGAGAAGATGTTAGGATATTTGCCAAAAAAATAGGTGTTAGTGTTACTGAACTTGCTTATTATAATGATAATTGCATTTATCCAGATTACAACATAATAAAAAAAATACTTAATTATAATCAAAATCTTACAGAGTTTGAGCTAAAGATACGTTTAGGCCATATCGACTCGGAAATATTAAGTTACTTACAAAAAAATGTTAAGAAAATTAGCTCGCTTTGCAATCCTGTCGCTAAAGAAACAAATGCTAGAAGGAAACTTCCCCAAGCCCAATTTAGTACTTCTTTAGGCAAGCTATTTAAGGCCGACTGTCTAGAAGTTA contains the following coding sequences:
- a CDS encoding exosporium protein C; translated protein: MVRILDKAAVQPLSRFNPAKSFTIRRSPQKSGIATIPIRIPANSQPNRVDLVASIGVRGVKGIAQVRFRVFRGNKEIFNTQQGIESTGSEQNYIVTFQAEDRNVPAGTHAYTVTAENRTPNTRVDVVGPISFSGLAVKTRN
- a CDS encoding helix-turn-helix transcriptional regulator; this translates as MTYSLDRYEELSHFLRMRRERITPEQIGLPETRRRRTPGLRRSEVAMLADVGLDWYTYLEQGRHINVSAEVLDRIAEVLRLNESERRHLFYLARKQLPLNETWKTSKATPELQRFLDSQNVSPANVMDERMNIIAWNEAYCALNGNLAAMSERERNFVWMTFTSPRFRYIKGDQWELHARRIAAKFHAGYARHVDDPWWSEQFEALCEASSEFREFWESYEVLDAIDAPKALQCPNLGTLNFDMVSFQYLNDSNLTVSIHVPHRDGTVEKMQRLLFDYRSQHSVELELSQRV
- a CDS encoding Dabb family protein — encoded protein: MFEHIVLLKFKPHVSNSEKEEAVNRAHDFKGSIPGIIDLSAGINVTEETEHVQGYTLGIRVTFENQQACRDYIQHPLHQRLLQSIGPLVEGIVVMDYPVA
- a CDS encoding AIPR family protein, whose translation is MGILEVNQIKRKLHEHYDGIINMGSIPSTREEEIEKNFLSKALAAYSINILYPQADKNEVVKYLVDGPDDNGIDLIYYNRDTNELCFVQSKFNGNGDSEPDLGEITKFIVGIKDLIALKYFKFNAKVNALKDEITEALNKSKVKFKIVLVYTAINLSQHSRREFDDLLAELNDFRAVADLEILNQKRVYSAIGSSNTSRNIDVEVQLKQWGRYEGEMEAFYGQISADQLCEWWENYGNSLYEYNLRRLLGNTDINNEMNDTLETEPELFWYYNNGITLVCEEVDKKRVFGNSRDMGVFECKGISIVNGAQTVGVIGKFGQSSLESKEKLGQVYLPFRIISMQRSDEEGEQYLDDKFAAEVTSKNNRQNRIENRDFVVLDEVQKKIERTLQFEGITYHLMRGEEDEVISRDSFSLREATRALSFAKDIEATILVSREIGLIYSDLNHARYKKLYNPSVTGYYVWNCVFFQRMVDDGIRVLINEVTDEKKAILVHGKELISKVVFDLIGSNNISKYEIGIENIQNIESLKANILDIVEEIIPIASELEKSPVNIFKSPNDIRSLYSLVIENLEKKNQNISQYTRGPVENEFDISLIGSLTRYQRVSLQKFYTKINEDDRPAKEFVQKWIQDIYDSSNHSFTYTSNIQFYYKDEEKAASDKFLFRIAYYTKLIVSFEFNVYGTNYRSVLFNNPQFEQWIKKNADSKSRIVVNGFEEIGKLIQMSHEFIK
- a CDS encoding helix-turn-helix transcriptional regulator; the encoded protein is MNDLIFRIGVRIRQLRKQQNISQDILAERSGLHNNYIGQVERGEKNITIESLNKIATGLNVSFEELFYCIDPIHQPDEIRQLVEILYSRPKEDHAMVLTLVKNILDWEKNKYKL